In Anaerolineales bacterium, one DNA window encodes the following:
- a CDS encoding N-6 DNA methylase, translating to MLDSETKRRIDSARDILVGKVPDPKSQVEQITIALVYKFMDDMDRQSVELGGKASFFKGEFKKYGWGNIFDPRLGGVEMLNLYGEAITRMSQNANLPELFRNIFKNAYLPYRDPETLKLFLKTINDFTYDHSEKLGDAFEYLLSVLGSQGDAGQFRTPRHIIDFMVQVVDPKKNETVLDPACGTAGFLISAYKHIVNQALTPTPLPQGEGLGVREGRGGLSAQDKQRLYENFTGYDISPDMVRLSLVNMYLHGFVKPQIHEYDTLASEERWNDTADVILANPPFMSPKGGIMPHKKFSVQSNRSEVLFVDYMAEHLTPNGRAAIIVPEGIIFQSAGAYKQLRKYLIEHNFLWAVVSLPAGAFNPYSGVKTSILLLDKSLAKKTDRVLFVKVENDGFSLGAQRNPIEKNDLPQTLKVLKSFRASILDGKLASFAPETGSALLVSISKLEENDYNLSADRYREVIRVGKQTHPMVAIGDICTFEYGKPLKAENRIEGEYPVFGSNGIVGYHNEYLIEAPFLVVGRKGSAGEVHYSNKNGFPIDTTFYVKLENEDKVILDYLFHVLKSLDLQSVNTQAGVPGLNRNDAYKIQIPLPPLEVQRQLVDEIAAHHRIIGGARQVIENWKPDIELEFDENWEVAKLDNLCEIVRGSSPRPRSNPKFYGGGIPRLMVADVTRDGMYVTPSIDTLTEEGAKQSRPMKKGDLVMAVSGQPGVCAILAIDACIHDGFAGFRNMNQEKILTEYAYHYLMSQLDTNNSQSVGAVFKNLNLDQLRQFDIPLPPLEIQREIVARIESERAIVHGNRELIRLYVEKVKKVIERVWEG from the coding sequence ATGTTAGATTCCGAAACCAAACGCCGTATTGACTCTGCCCGCGACATTCTCGTGGGCAAAGTGCCTGATCCGAAAAGCCAGGTGGAGCAGATCACCATTGCGCTGGTCTACAAGTTCATGGACGATATGGACAGGCAGTCCGTTGAGTTGGGCGGGAAGGCGAGTTTCTTCAAGGGTGAGTTCAAGAAGTATGGCTGGGGCAATATCTTTGACCCGCGTTTGGGCGGCGTGGAGATGTTGAATCTGTACGGCGAAGCCATCACGCGCATGAGCCAGAATGCGAACCTGCCCGAACTCTTTCGGAATATCTTCAAGAATGCCTACCTGCCCTACCGTGACCCCGAAACGCTGAAATTATTTCTCAAGACCATCAACGACTTCACGTATGACCACTCTGAAAAGTTGGGAGATGCTTTCGAATATCTGCTGTCAGTTCTCGGCTCGCAGGGAGACGCGGGACAATTCCGCACGCCGCGTCATATCATCGATTTCATGGTGCAGGTGGTCGATCCGAAAAAAAACGAGACGGTTCTTGATCCCGCCTGTGGCACGGCTGGCTTTCTGATTTCGGCATACAAGCACATCGTCAATCAAGCCCTCACCCCAACCCCTCTCCCTCAGGGAGAGGGGTTGGGGGTGAGGGAAGGGAGAGGGGGACTCAGCGCGCAGGACAAGCAAAGGCTGTACGAAAATTTCACAGGTTACGACATCTCGCCCGATATGGTGCGGCTCTCGCTCGTCAACATGTATTTGCACGGCTTCGTCAAACCGCAGATCCACGAATACGACACGCTTGCCAGCGAAGAACGCTGGAACGATACCGCCGATGTGATCCTTGCCAACCCGCCGTTCATGTCGCCAAAGGGCGGCATCATGCCGCACAAAAAGTTTTCGGTGCAATCGAACCGCAGTGAAGTGTTGTTCGTGGATTACATGGCGGAGCATCTCACGCCAAACGGACGCGCCGCCATCATCGTGCCCGAGGGCATTATCTTTCAATCGGCTGGGGCGTACAAGCAATTACGCAAATATCTGATCGAGCATAATTTCCTGTGGGCGGTGGTCTCTCTGCCTGCGGGTGCGTTCAATCCATACTCAGGCGTCAAGACTTCCATTCTGTTGTTGGATAAGTCGCTCGCCAAAAAGACTGACAGAGTTCTGTTTGTCAAAGTCGAAAACGACGGATTTAGTTTAGGTGCGCAACGCAATCCGATTGAAAAGAATGACTTGCCACAGACCCTAAAGGTCTTGAAGTCATTTAGGGCTTCGATACTGGATGGAAAACTCGCATCTTTCGCCCCCGAAACTGGTTCTGCTTTACTGGTTTCAATTTCCAAACTGGAGGAGAACGACTACAACCTGAGCGCTGACCGTTACCGTGAAGTGATTCGTGTTGGAAAGCAGACTCATCCAATGGTTGCAATTGGTGATATTTGCACATTTGAATATGGCAAACCACTAAAAGCAGAGAACCGTATTGAAGGCGAATATCCTGTTTTTGGTTCAAATGGAATTGTTGGTTATCACAATGAATACTTAATCGAAGCTCCATTTCTTGTTGTTGGCAGAAAAGGCTCTGCTGGCGAAGTTCATTATTCAAACAAGAATGGTTTCCCGATTGACACAACTTTTTATGTCAAATTAGAAAATGAAGACAAAGTAATCCTAGATTATTTATTTCATGTTTTGAAAAGCCTTGATTTGCAAAGTGTAAATACACAAGCAGGCGTTCCTGGCTTGAATCGTAACGATGCTTATAAAATCCAAATCCCCCTGCCGCCTCTCGAAGTCCAGCGTCAACTCGTGGATGAAATCGCCGCCCATCACCGCATCATAGGTGGCGCACGACAGGTCATTGAAAACTGGAAGCCTGATATTGAACTTGAATTTGATGAAAATTGGGAAGTGGCAAAACTCGACAACTTGTGTGAAATTGTGCGCGGTAGTTCTCCAAGACCAAGAAGCAATCCGAAGTTTTATGGTGGAGGTATTCCAAGACTTATGGTTGCTGATGTCACAAGAGATGGTATGTATGTAACTCCATCAATTGACACCCTGACTGAAGAAGGTGCAAAGCAAAGTCGCCCAATGAAAAAAGGTGATTTGGTTATGGCAGTAAGTGGTCAGCCTGGGGTTTGTGCAATTTTGGCAATTGACGCATGTATCCATGACGGTTTTGCTGGCTTTAGAAATATGAATCAAGAAAAGATACTGACTGAATATGCTTATCATTATTTGATGAGTCAATTGGATACAAATAATAGCCAATCTGTTGGAGCAGTATTCAAGAACTTGAATTTAGACCAATTACGTCAATTCGATATTCCTCTGCCGCCGCTGGAAATCCAGCGCGAAATCGTCGCCCGCATCGAGTCCGAGCGCGCCATTGTCCACGGCAATCGGGAGTTGATCCGCTTGTACGTGGAGAAGGTCAAGAAGGTGATAGAGAGGGTATGGGAAGGGTAA
- a CDS encoding DUF4917 family protein has translation MPEILTFENALQLAGDPTRINLVMGNGFSRALRNDIFSYDAILNSADFSRLSRNARRAFDVLGTTDFEFVVQTLRNAALLIELYSRTNRRLANRLRRDADGLKEVLVTTIAQNHPDLPSSISSDAYASCKRFMSHFNHLFTTNYDLLLYWTLMQSEIEPQIRCDDGFRTPEDGPTDYVAWEPEKGYDQNVHYLHGALHLFDAGTEIQKYTWVNVGKPLIQQIREALEQNYFPLFVSEGDSDKKYTKIQHSAYLSKGFRSLVSTTGVLFTYGLSFSESDNHIAKAIEKGKFSALAVSVYGDPNSPTNAAMIHKTNTIAAGRPPKKPLAVIFYDAASAHVWG, from the coding sequence ATGCCAGAAATACTAACTTTTGAAAATGCTCTTCAACTAGCTGGCGACCCAACAAGAATCAATCTAGTGATGGGAAATGGTTTCAGTAGGGCTCTGCGAAATGATATTTTTTCCTACGATGCTATTTTGAATAGCGCTGATTTCAGTCGCTTATCAAGAAATGCAAGACGGGCTTTTGATGTGCTAGGAACCACTGATTTTGAATTTGTTGTACAAACACTACGCAATGCAGCGCTACTAATTGAATTGTACTCACGCACTAATCGTAGGCTTGCTAATAGGCTTCGGCGAGACGCTGATGGTTTGAAAGAAGTGTTGGTTACAACCATTGCTCAAAATCATCCTGACCTTCCTTCCAGTATTTCATCAGACGCATATGCAAGCTGCAAAAGGTTTATGTCACATTTCAATCACCTATTCACCACGAACTACGACTTGTTACTTTATTGGACACTAATGCAATCTGAGATAGAACCACAAATAAGATGTGATGATGGCTTCAGAACACCTGAAGACGGTCCAACAGATTATGTCGCCTGGGAGCCCGAGAAAGGCTATGACCAAAATGTCCATTATTTACATGGCGCATTACATTTGTTTGATGCGGGCACAGAAATCCAAAAATACACGTGGGTCAACGTGGGAAAACCATTGATTCAGCAAATCCGAGAAGCCCTTGAACAAAACTATTTTCCTTTGTTTGTGAGCGAAGGGGATAGCGATAAAAAATACACAAAGATTCAACACAGTGCATATCTTTCCAAAGGTTTCAGAAGCCTAGTCAGTACTACAGGAGTTTTATTCACTTATGGATTATCTTTCTCGGAAAGTGATAACCATATTGCAAAAGCGATCGAAAAAGGGAAATTCAGCGCATTAGCAGTAAGCGTGTACGGAGACCCTAATTCGCCAACAAATGCAGCAATGATTCATAAAACTAACACAATTGCTGCAGGTAGACCTCCCAAGAAGCCACTGGCCGTAATATTCTACGATGCTGCATCAGCTCATGTTTGGGGGTAA
- a CDS encoding serine-rich protein: protein MIQILDNGLSFDAGGNFRYAWFKVQKGARTFFRCVALRELAVIPVTDREKYDLLGKQWGALRGLHNAGVNFVYTAMGIYKPEHVGIVQYYGAAGEGNDEAEAADKALVGASTVTAVLANFPQSKLALPNSDWLRWYLEFVTLKSRYIAAILGHPDPRQGHKGSGADGSSADDGDADLASEQNEILFRGLSKLSQNFVYQILAEHIQRPLMSSALVRIAEIASNVASRRKGTIGFGFNLSIPLMAALGQSQSAGVSAIQGQSQSVSEGASHGWGHSHNRGESFSETNTHTVGSSESWGETQGVNQGVANSKGTSHTETESHSTMSSSTSGKSNTQMAGGGWSQTDSVSGSVNLGQSIIGDIPLIGNLVQGVSIGAGQANGVSGFSSNGTTTMSSSTSGESHGHAVSRGTMESETNSKGTSEGKSHTITQSESNSHSVSRGTSENWGESESWGKSFSEGRSVSDAFGRSSAEGVIGALSTGLLPGVSINRSYITEDDVAERLTEVLRRLESVVNQASLEGGYMTNAWIFTDSDVGSQAADALVPQAFHGTSVPTPVMTIRPEESDEGLLRTHAFSFTPWTTIDEEDPFGGLMWTKYATLITASQLAAYTAPGLFEEGIASTVMAEIPKGMGFDPAMLGDVVIGHQYSPETGELTTAQVRLSPESLMHTMAAGDTGFGKSVAMIRMAYETTLRWKLRSVVLDFGAGWRQLLNAPGLEGHVNILQLWPDAARPMRWNPLQIGRNISPETQWRAFADVFGGIAKLGVKRQKQELLEALRTVYLREGVLVDDPDNKKPVVDRSEASVIGVKPGLSVRDLPARQKQELAVFRSSKIGLSHLYDEVGNKLAKANPRDTTLQGVLEGIIFRLNPLVQGSAKRQFAPGPDVIPVEDLSKPWGITIIEGGMFLDDFGKAFLLGWTGWHLYMDMVARRVHEVNLDEPILQIFYEEANKIFVKDSGAGDESGGVSATQRFADMFRDARKYKARLHVITQAPHLIADDIISSCSNVMINFIKDSKDKDIVLSALARSEKGFRDEEWRRFIDDIPIGMTIGRFPYTQDRTKQRPFLFRPLMLDVPEPADAEIEKKLGGIRI, encoded by the coding sequence ATGATACAGATCCTCGACAACGGCCTTTCCTTCGATGCGGGCGGAAATTTTCGATACGCATGGTTCAAAGTCCAGAAAGGCGCAAGGACCTTCTTTCGCTGTGTCGCCCTGCGCGAGCTGGCGGTCATCCCTGTGACGGACCGCGAGAAGTACGACCTTCTGGGCAAACAATGGGGCGCATTGCGCGGGCTGCATAACGCTGGCGTGAATTTTGTGTACACCGCGATGGGCATATACAAACCCGAACACGTGGGAATCGTGCAATATTACGGCGCCGCGGGCGAAGGGAACGACGAAGCGGAAGCCGCGGATAAGGCTCTGGTGGGCGCGTCCACCGTTACGGCGGTACTTGCCAACTTCCCCCAATCGAAACTTGCGCTGCCCAATTCGGACTGGCTGCGCTGGTATTTGGAGTTTGTCACCTTGAAAAGCAGATATATTGCGGCGATCCTCGGTCATCCCGACCCGCGCCAGGGACATAAAGGTTCGGGAGCGGACGGCTCCTCGGCAGACGATGGTGATGCGGATCTGGCGAGCGAGCAGAACGAGATTCTCTTTCGCGGCCTGTCCAAGCTGTCACAGAACTTCGTCTACCAAATCCTGGCCGAACACATCCAGCGCCCGCTCATGTCGAGCGCGCTGGTCAGGATTGCGGAAATCGCGTCCAATGTCGCCTCGCGGCGAAAAGGCACGATCGGTTTCGGCTTCAATCTCAGCATCCCGCTGATGGCGGCTTTGGGCCAGTCTCAAAGCGCCGGGGTCAGCGCCATACAGGGACAGTCGCAATCCGTCTCGGAGGGCGCGTCGCATGGGTGGGGGCACAGTCACAACCGAGGCGAATCATTTTCGGAGACGAATACCCACACGGTGGGCTCGTCGGAGTCATGGGGCGAGACCCAGGGCGTGAACCAAGGCGTGGCGAACTCGAAGGGCACGTCCCACACCGAGACAGAATCGCACAGCACCATGTCGAGCAGCACATCAGGGAAAAGCAATACTCAGATGGCGGGAGGCGGGTGGTCGCAAACAGATAGTGTGAGCGGAAGCGTAAATCTTGGGCAATCCATCATTGGAGACATTCCATTGATTGGAAACCTGGTTCAGGGCGTTTCGATCGGGGCGGGTCAGGCGAACGGCGTGTCGGGTTTCAGTTCAAACGGCACAACGACAATGTCCTCCTCGACAAGCGGTGAGTCCCACGGACATGCGGTCAGCAGGGGCACCATGGAAAGCGAAACCAACTCGAAGGGAACCAGTGAAGGAAAATCCCACACGATTACGCAGTCCGAATCCAACTCGCATTCGGTAAGCCGCGGTACAAGCGAGAATTGGGGCGAGAGTGAGAGCTGGGGAAAAAGTTTTTCCGAAGGGAGATCGGTGTCGGACGCCTTCGGACGTTCCTCCGCGGAAGGCGTGATTGGGGCGTTGTCCACCGGGCTGCTTCCCGGCGTATCGATCAACCGCTCCTACATTACGGAAGACGATGTGGCTGAACGGTTGACCGAAGTATTGCGGCGGCTTGAATCGGTCGTCAACCAGGCGTCCCTCGAAGGCGGCTACATGACCAACGCCTGGATCTTCACGGATTCCGATGTCGGTTCGCAGGCGGCGGACGCACTTGTGCCGCAGGCGTTTCACGGCACGAGCGTGCCAACCCCGGTGATGACGATCCGTCCGGAGGAGTCGGATGAAGGTTTGCTTCGAACGCACGCTTTTTCCTTCACTCCCTGGACGACCATCGACGAGGAAGATCCCTTTGGCGGTTTGATGTGGACCAAGTACGCCACGCTGATCACCGCAAGCCAGCTTGCTGCTTACACCGCGCCCGGACTGTTCGAGGAAGGCATTGCCAGCACGGTCATGGCGGAGATCCCAAAGGGCATGGGATTCGATCCTGCGATGCTCGGAGATGTGGTCATCGGGCATCAATACTCCCCGGAGACGGGCGAATTGACGACTGCGCAGGTGCGGCTTTCCCCGGAGAGTTTGATGCACACCATGGCGGCGGGCGACACCGGCTTTGGCAAATCCGTTGCCATGATCCGCATGGCGTATGAAACCACTCTCCGCTGGAAATTGCGGTCGGTGGTGCTCGACTTTGGCGCAGGCTGGAGGCAGCTGCTCAATGCGCCGGGTTTGGAAGGGCATGTGAACATCCTGCAATTGTGGCCGGACGCGGCCCGCCCCATGCGTTGGAATCCGCTTCAAATCGGGCGAAACATTTCCCCTGAAACCCAATGGCGCGCGTTCGCGGATGTATTTGGCGGGATTGCAAAGCTCGGCGTAAAGCGGCAGAAACAGGAATTGCTCGAAGCGCTTCGCACGGTGTACCTGCGGGAAGGCGTATTGGTGGATGATCCGGATAATAAGAAGCCGGTGGTGGATCGCAGCGAAGCCAGCGTAATTGGCGTAAAGCCCGGTCTGAGTGTCCGCGACCTGCCTGCGCGTCAAAAGCAGGAACTTGCCGTATTTCGGTCCTCGAAAATCGGATTGAGCCACCTGTACGACGAGGTTGGCAACAAGCTGGCAAAAGCCAACCCGCGCGACACCACCCTGCAGGGCGTTCTGGAAGGCATCATTTTTCGTTTGAATCCGCTTGTTCAGGGATCTGCCAAGCGGCAATTTGCGCCCGGACCGGACGTCATTCCGGTGGAAGACCTGTCCAAACCGTGGGGGATCACCATCATCGAGGGCGGCATGTTCCTGGACGACTTCGGCAAGGCCTTCCTGCTTGGCTGGACAGGCTGGCATCTGTACATGGACATGGTTGCCCGCCGCGTGCATGAGGTGAACCTGGATGAGCCGATCCTTCAAATTTTTTACGAGGAAGCCAACAAGATATTCGTAAAGGACAGCGGGGCAGGCGACGAGTCGGGCGGCGTCTCCGCGACCCAGCGTTTTGCGGATATGTTCCGCGACGCCCGCAAGTACAAAGCCCGCCTGCATGTGATCACCCAGGCGCCGCACCTGATCGCGGACGATATTATCTCCTCCTGTTCCAACGTGATGATCAACTTCATCAAGGACTCGAAGGACAAGGACATCGTGCTTTCCGCGCTGGCTCGTTCGGAAAAAGGCTTCCGCGACGAGGAATGGCGGCGTTTCATCGATGACATTCCGATCGGCATGACCATCGGGCGTTTCCCGTATACACAGGATCGCACAAAACAGAG